Proteins encoded in a region of the Prunus persica cultivar Lovell chromosome G4, Prunus_persica_NCBIv2, whole genome shotgun sequence genome:
- the LOC18779560 gene encoding uncharacterized protein LOC18779560 has product MAKSMRCKREKRLRAIRREMVEPYYDKKDEAKLAAQEAALAAPKLPVRPPPKSASAMEVTTTDSTTAPTSNMDVDMVGGNQRMNFLKPGGGIGKKSKRVFKVGKRRRQGKGGKVKKRHI; this is encoded by the exons ATGGCGAAGTCGATGAGAtgtaagagagagaagaggctGAGAGCCATTCGGAGAGAAATGGTGGAGCCCTACTACGACAAGAAAGACGAAGCTAAGCTCGCTGCCCAGGAAGCAGCCCTCGCTGCCCCTAAGCTGCCTGTACGGCCCCCTCCTAAATCCGCGTCTGCTATGGAGGTCACTACAACTGACAGCACTACGGCCCCAACAAGCAACATGG ATGTGGATATGGTCGGTGGCAATCAAAGAATGAACTTTTTGAAGCCTGGTGGTGGGATAGGCAAGAAATCCAAGAGGGTATTTAAGGTGGGTAAAAGAAGGCGTCAAGGCAAGGGGGGCAAGGTTAAGAAGCGTCATATTTAA
- the LOC18779000 gene encoding peptidyl-prolyl cis-trans isomerase FKBP13, chloroplastic, which yields MSSLASSLGTCNPRKLRTQNILLQRDVTTSETSRVKILSHPQRRSSSSSSEQVLQLNENPNLLKRREAIGFGFCLGLLDVLLAPQPTQAAEGATCELTVSPSGLAFCDKVVGYGPEAVQGQLIRAHYVGKLENGKVFDSSYNRGKPLTFRVGVGEVIKGWDQGILGGDGIPPMLAGGKRTLKLPPELAYGVRGAGCRGGSCIIPPDSVLLFDVEFIGKA from the exons atgagtTCGTTGGCATCTTCACTTGGCACTTGCAATCCCAGAAAGTTGAGAACACAAAACATTTTGCTCCAGAGGGATGTCACAACATCAGAAACATCAAGAGTCAAAATCTTAAGCCATCCACAGAGAAGaagctcatcttcttcttctgaacaAGTACTGCAGCTAAATGAGAACCCAAATTTGCTTAAGAGAAGAGAAGCGATTGGCTTTGGCTTCTGTCTTGGCCTTCTTGATGTACTCTTAGCACctcaacccactcaagcagcTGAAGGGGCCACTTGCGAGCTAACTGTGTCTCCCTCTGGCCTCGCTTTCTGTGACAAAGTTGTGGGATATGGCCCTGAGGCTGTTCAAGGACAGCTGATTAGG GCACACTATGTTGGGAAATTGGAGAATGGGAAGGTGTTTGATAGCAGCTACAATCGTGGGAAGCCCCTTACATTTCGTGTTGGTGTTGGTGAG GTTATCAAAGGGTGGGATCAAGGTATTCTAGGTGGTGATGGAATTCCTCCAATGCTTGCTG GGGGAAAACGCACCTTGAAGCTTCCTCCAGAACTCGCATACGGCGTAAGAGGAGCTGGATGTAGAGGAG GCTCATGCATTATTCCTCCGGATTCAGTTCTTCTGTTTGATGTGGAATTCATTGGCAAGGCATGA
- the LOC18778801 gene encoding pentatricopeptide repeat-containing protein At5g66520: MQSIVVSLSNHLIRPTNHAFFFKSFNSWVSAIRNAPSPQKALNIYSQMHRQSVPFDSFSMLYTLKSCTQLRNQEIIQHLHAHIMKLGFGNHVYVATSLLHAYVVVSFVDACVLFDEMPEKNTVTWNTMIAGYSRSGDVERARLVFEEMPLRDVASWSAMLTAYVNNGNQECGLSVFRDMVKDGGLKPDQVTAGSVLSGCAHLGHLGLLVGKSVHGFMVKNGWELNVEIGTVLVDMYAKCGFLKGAARVFELMQERNVMSWTALICGSAQHGYSKAALSLFEMMQKAGVKPNELTFTGILSACVHTGLVEEGRKYFKLIEESGLEPKIHHYGCMVDLYGKAGLLEEAYEVIKKMRFEPNVVVWSAFLCACKEHKQFEMAERVVEQVMKMVKPDNDGGVYSLISDLYALSGKWHDAERVRNLMVSQHVRKARGSSFVRSG; encoded by the coding sequence ATGCAATCCATCGTTGTATCGCTCTCCAACCATTTAATAAGACCCACGAACCACgcctttttcttcaaaagcTTCAATTCTTGGGTTTCGGCTATACGAAATGCTCCTTCCCCCCAAAAGGCTTTGAACATCTACTCTCAAATGCACCGTCAGTCTGTTCCTTTTGATAGTTTTTCCATGCTCTATACGCTAAAATCATGTACCCAGTTAAGGAATCAAGAAATCATTCAACACCTCCATGCCCATATCATGAAACTTGGCTTTGGCAATCATGTATATGTGGCCACTTCACTTCTCCATGCGTACGTTGTTGTCTCGTTCGTGGATGCCTGTGTACTGTTCGATGAAATGCCTGAGAAGAACACGGTCACGTGGAACACGATGATTGCAGGGTATTCGAGGTCGGGGGATGTAGAGAGAGCACGTTTGGTTTTTGAGGAAATGCCACTGAGAGATGTTGCATCATGGTCTGCCATGCTCACTGCGTATGTGAACAATGGCAATCAAGAGTGTGGGCTGTCAGTGTTTCGGGATATGGTAAAGGATGGAGGTTTAAAACCTGACCAAGTGACTGCAGGATCAGTTTTATCCGGTTGTGCCCACTTGGGTCATCTTGGGTTGCTTGTGGGGAAATCAGTTCATGGGTTTATGGTCAAGAATGGATGGGAGTTGAATGTGGAGATTGGTACAGTTTTGGTTGACATGTATGCTAAGTGTGGGTTTTTGAAGGGAGCTGCAAGGGTTTTTGAATTGATGCAAGAAAGGAATGTCATGTCTTGGACTGCATTGATTTGTGGATCGGCACAACATGGCTACAGCAAAGCAGCGTTGTCTTTGTTTGAGATGATGCAAAAAGCTGGTGTAAAACCTAATGAATTGACTTTCACAGGAATTCTTAGTGCTTGTGTGCATACAGGACTTGTTGAGGAGGGCCGAAAATATTTCAAGTTAATTGAAGAAAGTGGCTTGGAGCCTAAAATTCATCATTATGGATGCATGGTTGATTTGTATGGCAAGGCAGGACTGTTAGAGGAAGCTTATGAGGTTATTAAGAAGATGAGATTTGAACCCAATGTTGTTGTCTGGAGTGCTTTTTTATGTGCTTGTAAGGAGCATAAACAGTTTGAGATGGCCGAACGAGTGGTTGAGCAGGTCATGAAGATGGTAAAACCAGATAACGATGGTGGGGTTTATTCTCTTATCTCAGATTTGTATGCTTTGAGTGGGAAGTGGCATGATGCAGAAAGAGTGAGGAATTTAATGGTCAGCCAACATGTGAGGAAGGCCAGGGGCTCTAGTTTTGTTAGAAGTGGATAG
- the LOC18780957 gene encoding pentatricopeptide repeat-containing protein At5g66520, with protein MQSLVNLSNLLIKPRNHASCWFVQNFNSWVKAIRNAPSPHEALGIYCQMQRQSARFDSFSMLLTLKSCTQLKNDAVIQHLHAHILKLGFRSDLYVASALLAARSIASLEDACVLFDEMPDKNTVTWNIMISGYLRSGDVKRARLVFEEMPLRDIASFSAMISGYVQNGNHKHALLLFRSMVMNENEGIRPDGGIAVSVLSSCARMGTHGLLLGKSVHGFMVKNHWELNVELGTTLVDMYAKCRSLKGAARVFELMQERSVTSWTALICGSAQHGCSRAAFSLFGKMQQAGVRPSEQTFTGILSACMHKGLVEEGRKYFKLMEESGLEPTIQHYGCMVHLYCRAGLLEEAYEVIKKMRLEPDIYVWESFLSACMKHKRYEMAERVAEQAMKMVKPGNDDRLYSLISDLYALGGKWDDADRVRNLMVKQNVRTFKGSRFVRTDNRMLTFHLSSGNS; from the coding sequence ATGCAATCCTTGGTCAATCTGTCTAACCTTCTGATCAAACCCAGAAACCATGCCTCTTGTTGGTTTgtccaaaatttcaattcatgggttaaagctatacgAAATGCTCCTTCCCCCCATGAAGCTTTGGGTATCTATTGTCAAATGCAACGTCAATCTGCTCGTTTCGATAGCTTCTCCATGCTCCTTACGCTGAAATCATGCACCCAATTGAAGAACGATGCAGTCATTCAACATCTCCATGCCCACATCCTTAAACTTGGCTTTAGATCTGATCTATATGTGGCCAGTGCACTACTCGCTGCGCGCTCTATTGCCTCGCTTGAAGATGCCTGTGTACTGTTCGATGAAATGCCTGACAAGAACACGGTCACCTGGAATATAATGATTTCTGGGTATTTGAGATCTGGGGATGTAAAGAGAGCGCGTTTGGTTTTTGAGGAAATGCCATTGAGAGATATTGCTTCATTTTCTGCCATGATCAGTGGGTACGTGCAAAATGGCAATCATAAGCATGCCTTATTGCTCTTTCGGAGTATGGTAATGAATGAGAACGAAGGTATAAGACCTGACGGAGGGATTGCAGTCTCAGTTTTATCCTCTTGTGCCCGCATGGGTACCCATGGGCTGTTGTTGGGGAAATCAGTTCATGGGTTTATGGTCAAGAATCACTGGGAGTTGAATGTGGAACTTGGCACCACATTGGTTGACATGTATGCTAAGTGTAGGTCTTTGAAAGGAGCTGCAAGGGTTTTTGAATTGATGCAAGAAAGAAGTGTCACGTCTTGGACTGCATTGATTTGTGGATCAGCACAACATGGCTGCAGCAGAGCAGCATTTTCCTTGTTTGGGAAGATGCAACAAGCCGGTGTGAGACCTAGTGAACAGACTTTCACAGGAATTCTTAGTGCTTGTATGCATAAAGGACTAGTTGAGGAGGGGCGCAAATACTTCAAGTTGATGGAAGAAAGTGGCTTGGAGCCTACAATTCAGCATTATGGATGCATGGTCCATTTGTATTGTAGGGCAGGACTGTTAGAAGAAGCTTATGAGgtaattaagaaaatgagACTTGAACCCGATATTTATGTCTGGGAATCTTTTTTGTCTGCTTGTATGAAGCATAAACGGTACGAGATGGCAGAAAGAGTAGCTGAGCAAGCCATGAAGATGGTAAAACCAGGAAACGATGATCGGCTTTATTCTCTTATCTCGGATTTGTATGCTTTGGGTGGAAAGTGGGATGATGCTGACAGAGTGAGGAACTTAATGGTCAAGCAAAATGTGAGGACGTTTAAGGGCTCTAGGTTTGTTAGGACGGATAATCGAATGTTAACATTCCATCTGTCCTCGGGCAACTCATGA
- the LOC18780649 gene encoding transcription repressor MYB4, with protein sequence MGHKCCSKQKVKRGLWSPEEDEMLINHINTYGHGSWSSIPKLAGLQRCGKSCRLRWINYLRPDLKRGSFSEQEERTIIDVHRILGNKWAQIAKHLPGRTDNEVKNFWNSCIKKKLIAQGLDPNTHNLLPSSKTNHSTNNNISECSFYPTLPKPSYFFPVNSHVSDTSIDILKAHFQALSSISSSPDTNHINPDHSLHGSSTLSSVYEYRNHNTVWTLQEKLNSNAFMEAMNQPSVGASVPTSSCHSYPLSELEIVNENCKWGTGNFEPTKPDQEMFMQPQEDKACEVGIEKANMLIDEQTNMDASFGSSNSDFDFAESTQLPYGLYNYHLSPMMDQLQWNG encoded by the exons ATGGGCCATAAATGTTGCAGCAAACAGAAAGTCAAGAGAGGACTATGGTCCcctgaagaagatgaaatgcTAATCAATCACATAAACACCTACGGCCATGGTTCATGGAGCTCTATCCCAAAACTAGCTG GTTTGCAGAGGTGTGGAAAGAGTTGCAGATTAAGGTGGATAAACTATTTGAGACCAGATCTCAAGAGGGGTTCATTTTCTGAGCAAGAAGAGAGAACCATCATAGATGTTCATAGGATTTTGGGCAACAAATGGGCTCAGATAGCCAAGCATTTGCCAGGTAGAACAGATAATGAAGTCAAGAATTTCTGGAACTCATGCATCAAGAAGAAGCTCATTGCACAAGGTTTAGATCCCAACACACACAATCTTCTCCCTTCTTCCAAAACTAACCATAGCACCAACAACAACATTAGTGAATGCTCATTTTATCCAACTCTGCCTAAACCCTCTTATTTTTTCCCTGTAAATTCACATGTCTCAGACACTTCCATAGACATATTGAAAGCACATTTTCAAGCATTATCTTCTATTTCCTCCTCTCCTGATACTAATCATATCAACCCTGACCACTCATTGCACGGAAGCTCAACCCTATCATCAGTCTACGAATACCGAAACCATAATACTGTTTGGACTCTGCAAGAAAAACTTAATTCAAATGCTTTCATGGAGGCCATGAATCAACCCTCAGTTGGAGCTAGTGTCCCAACCTCCTCTTGTCACTCATATCCACTATCAGAGCTTGAGATTGTAAATGAGAATTGCAAATGGGGCACTGGTAACTTTGAACCCACAAAACCTGATCAAGAAATGTTTATGCAACCGCAGGAGGACAAGGCTTGTGAAGTGGGAATTGAAAAGGCCAATATGTTGATTGATGAGCAGACCAATATGGATGCTTCATTTGGGAGCTCTAACTCTGACTTCGATTTTGCGGAGTCTACACAATTGCCTTATGGATTGTATAATTACCATCTCAGTCCAATGATGGATCAACTTCAATGGAATGGTTAG
- the LOC18780878 gene encoding DDB1- and CUL4-associated factor 4 produces the protein MAGELPGFYYDAEKNRYFPTKGPIPGSRRVTTAASSSNAQTPAQVSNSCRRTRVKTSKLLHDRELCGNLIASSKGRCNFYEEFQKAQVSHPVVWKYQGTNQLGDGALERIRMDVQTGEGLTDTDFVLAGGADGSLSIFEVGKVGQGLEYGMKCKADRVWPLLNESQLECSEVPGHIWRPAQATPRMPSNISRIKLFGKQSSGTEDESSRTQHMLVSTLGCERAGGSLVVINLVELLNFNPNRLVLRRNIYEIATFNCTIWTADCEPDGSRAVIGTNLGAALVDLETGRASWLLRSKSDVLAQQLVHSGNAVLCGLRNGAIVTVDVREKQEAFPARQVRHRMRPSPLDNTLGKSSKQSFKLSRNMNSSHSTKMPSSIASLVSLRFDDQYFLASSMDGTVKLYDQRIIQRGAVQSYEGHVNSHTRMQLGVDPSERFFMSGGEDCNLRIWSIKSGELLFEDKFSKTVPSTVCWRNAERFNGEQDERRSYEYLDAKTYGLGAWIGSREGLFYMHWQV, from the exons ATGGCAGGAG AACTTCCTGGGTTTTACTATGATGCGGAAAAGAACAGGTACTTCCCCACCAAAGGTCCAATACCCGGCTCCCGTCGTGTGACCactgctgcttcttcttccaacgCTCAAACACCGGCCCAG GTGAGCAATTCATGTAGGCGAACCAGAGTAAAAACTTCTAAGCTGCTTCATGACAGGGAGTTATGTGGTAATCTCATCGCTTCCAGTAAAGGAAGGTGTAACTTTTATGAGGAATTCCAAAAGGCGCAAGTATCCCATCCTGTG GTTTGGAAGTATCAGGGAACAAATCAGTTAGGTGATGGTGCTTTGGAGCGGATTCGCATGGATGTACAGACAGGAGAGGGACTAACTGATACGGACTTTGTATTAGCAGGTGGCGCTGATGGCTCTTTAAG TATTTTTGAAGTTGGGAAAGTTGGGCAGGGTCTTGAGTACGGGATGAAATGTAAGGCAGATCGTGTCTGGCCACTGTTGAACGAAAGTCAACTAGAGTGTAGTGAAGTGCCTGGGCACATATGGAGACCAGCTCAAGCTACACCACGAATGCCATCGAATATATCTCGTATAAAATTGTTTGGAAAGCAGTCTTCTGGCACAGAAGATGAAAGTTCACGCACCCAGCATATGTT GGTATCAACGTTGGGATGTGAGAGGGCTGGTGGGAGTCTTGTGGTTATTAACCTTGTTGAACTACtaaatttcaatccaaatAGGCTTGTCTTAAGGCGAAACATTTATGAGATTGCAACTTTCAACTGCACTATTTGGACTGCAGATTGTGAACCTGATGGGAGTCGTGCAGTGATTG GAACCAACCTGGGAGCTGCTTTGGTGGATTTGGAAACTGGGAGGGCATCATGGCTGTTACGCAGTAAAAGTGATGTTTTGGCACAACAACTCGTTCACTCG GGAAATGCTGTTTTATGCGGACTCAGAAATGGAGCAATTGTAACAGTTGATGTTCGTGAGAAACAGGAAGCATTTCCTGCAAGACAAGTTAGACATAGAATGCGCCCCTCACCTTTGGATAACACTCTTGGAAAATCTAGTAAACAATCGTTTAAG CTTTCCAGAAATATGAATTCTTCTCATAGCACTAAAATGCCTTCCTCTATTGCAAG TTTGGTATCGCTTCGGTTTGATGACCAGTACTTCTTGGCAAGCTCCATGGATGGAACA GTGAAGCTTTAtgaccaacggataatccaAAGAGGAGCTGTACAATCTTATGAGGGGCATGTGAATTCCCATACTCGTATGCAGCTTGGAGTTGACCCATCTGAGAGATTTTTTATGTCAG gTGGAGAGGACTGCAATTTACGAATTTGGAGTATCAAGTCTGGTGAACTGCTTTTTGAGGATAAATTCTCTAAAACAGTCCCCTCAACTGTGTGCTGGCGGAACGCTGAAC GGTTCAACGGAGAGCAGGATGAAAGGCGAAGCTATGAATACCTTGATGCCAAAACTTATGGTTTGGGGGCATGGATTGGATCGCGTGAAGGACTATTTTACATGCACTGGCAAGTGTGA
- the LOC18780772 gene encoding peroxidase 7, which translates to MNSIVSLLLVLVVVQLNPSSCDPEHDYHKEETHESWEGATTLTLPSLSDDLPFGEFLSSGFYRKSCPDLEGIINRKVKEWLKQDFSLAASLMRLHFHDCAIRGCDASILLYHEGSERTAAASKTLRGFELIDDIKAEVEKKCPKTVSCADILTAATRDATVQAGGPYWAVPYGRRDGKVSIAKETEMVPMGHENITALVEFFQSQGLNVLDLVVLSGAHTIGRSSCGSVQHRLYNFSGTGKPDPSLDPQYLNYLERKCRWASDYVDLDAATPHKFDIGYYTNLQKKMGLLSTDQLLYSDPRTSPLIKAFAYQPSVFYHQFGVSMAKLGNVQVLTEKNEGEIRTNCNFVNSY; encoded by the exons ATGAACTCCATAGTTTCCTTGCTCCTTGTTCTTGTTGTTGTGCAGTTAAATCCATCTTCATGTGACCCAGAACATGATTACCATAAAGAAGAAACACATGAGTCTTGGGAGGGAGCCACCACTCTAACACTTCCAAGTTTGTCAGACGACTTGCCGTTTGGAGAGTTTCTTTCCTCTGGTTTCTACCGCAAGAGTTGTCCTGACCTTGAAGGCATTATCAATAGGAAGGTCAAGGAATGGCTTAAGCAGGATTTCAGCCTTGCTGCTAGCCTCATGAGGTTGCATTTCCATGACTGTGCCATCAGG GGATGTGATGCCTCCATCTTATTATACCATGAGGGAAGTGAGAGGACAGCTGCGGCCAGCAAGACACTAAGAGGGTTTGAACTGATAGATGATATTAAAGCAGAGGTTGAGAAGAAGTGCCCAAAGACAGTATCTTGTGCAGACATTTTGACTGCAGCTACCAGAGATGCTACTGTTCAAGCTGGAGGTCCATACTGGGCCGTCCCCTATGGGAGGAGAGATGGGAAAGTTTCAATTGCCAAGGAAACTGAAATGGTGCCAATGGGTCACGAAAACATCACTGCTTTGGTTGAGTTTTTCCAATCACAGGGCTTGAATGTACTTGACTTGGTCGTTCTCTCAG GGGCACACACCATAGGAAGGTCTTCATGCGGTTCTGTACAACACAGGCTCTATAACTTCAGTGGAACTGGCAAGCCTGATCCATCCCTTGATCCACAGTATTTGAACTACTTGGAAAGAAAATGCAGATGGGCATCGGACTATGTTGATCTTGATGCTGCAACTCCACATAAATTTGACATTGGATATTACACCAATCTGCAGAAGAAGATGGGACTTTTGTCCACAGACCAACTGTTGTATTCTGATCCAAGGACTTCACCTCTTATCAAGGCTTTTGCTTACCAGCCATCAGTCTTCTACCACCAGTTTGGAGTGTCCATGGCCAAATTAGGGAATGTTCAAGTCCTCACCGAGAAAAACGAAGGCGAAATTCGAACCAATTGCAATTTTGTCAACTCTTATTAA